The following nucleotide sequence is from Deltaproteobacteria bacterium.
ACCATTGCGGATCGCGCATCAGATACGCGGTGGCGTCCGGCGGCAGGTGGTCTTGCACCGTGCTCCGCGCGCCGGGCTTGTGCAGCCTGGGGTGCGCGGCCACGAGTTGTTGTTCGAGGAAGATCTGCACGGTCTTCTCCGTGGCGCGCAGCCACAGCGACTTATGCACCAACGTGAACGGGGCGGAATAGAAGGCTTTTTCGAACTGGACATGGCAGTTGCCATGCAACTTCGCCGATGCCCAGGCCGCCGGCTCGGGCGGGACGTCCGGCAAGGGGCGCAGGAAGTCTTTCTCCATCTCGGCAAAGCGGACCAGCGGCTTTTGTCTGGTGGTGCCGTGGACGCGGTTTCCGGCCGTGCCCATGACCCACTCATGGAGTTGACGGTTGGCGTCGGCCAGATCCCGAAATTCCCGCAGCGGCTGGAAGCTCTTTTTGACGTATTTGATGCCGGCCTCGACCACGCCTTTCTTTTGGGGATCCCGTGGCGGGCAGGCGGAGATGAGGAAGGAGTAGCCTTCGGCAAACTCGGCATAGGCCCGCTGGGCTTGCGGCTCGTAATAGCAGGCGCGGATGATGGCGCATTTGGGGTTGTCGATGACCACCCTGAGGGGCGTGCCGCCGAAGTGCTCGAAAGCCCGGCGATGACAGCCCAGCCAGGTTTCCACGCGCTGGTTGGTGACCAGTTCGGCGTACATATGCTTGCTGCACGGCAGCGTCATGACGAAGAACCACGTCTTCATGACCTCGCCGGTGTGCACATCGGTGATCACAGGACCCGCCCCGAAGTCGACCTGGGCGGTCTCGGCCGGAGGATGGTCGAGAATGATGGTGGCGGGCAGGGCTTTCTTGTTGCGCCTGATGAAACGCTTTACGCAGTCATAGCCGCCAGTGAACCCGTAGCGCTCGACCAAAGTCTGATGGATGGTCGTGGCCTGCACTCCCTGCTCCATCCAGGTGCGGATGAGCCCGGCCATGGGCACCGCCAGGGACTGCGACGGTTGTTTGGCGCGGGGGGCCAGTACAAGCGCTTCCATGTCCTCGTTGGACGGCAGGGGGCGGTTCGTGT
It contains:
- a CDS encoding IS21 family transposase, with protein sequence MGPPWFWESGKNTSLGLPWRLSRPSKHKEDGMANRRFEMHEIRHVITRMRLGESDREIARSGFMGRCKAGQLRAIATEQGWLDTNRPLPSNEDMEALVLAPRAKQPSQSLAVPMAGLIRTWMEQGVQATTIHQTLVERYGFTGGYDCVKRFIRRNKKALPATIILDHPPAETAQVDFGAGPVITDVHTGEVMKTWFFVMTLPCSKHMYAELVTNQRVETWLGCHRRAFEHFGGTPLRVVIDNPKCAIIRACYYEPQAQRAYAEFAEGYSFLISACPPRDPQKKGVVEAGIKYVKKSFQPLREFRDLADANRQLHEWVMGTAGNRVHGTTRQKPLVRFAEMEKDFLRPLPDVPPEPAAWASAKLHGNCHVQFEKAFYSAPFTLVHKSLWLRATEKTVQIFLEQQLVAAHPRLHKPGARSTVQDHLPPDATAYLMRDPQWCLTQAAKVGERCLELIDAFFGHRVLDHLRAAQGLLHLESRYGKRRLEAACARALDHGAGTYRNVKNILEKGLDQQALSLPIPLPGAYGGSSRFARDNELSARRTQP